A single Methylomonas sp. AM2-LC DNA region contains:
- a CDS encoding response regulator yields the protein MKTNKPLILLIEDDPPFRQLLTTTLENQDYSVLSSETGREGLHIARNQAPQLSILDLGLPDIDGQEVIRRLRLWSELPIIVLSARNQENDITLALDNGADDYLTKPFNNGELLSRIKALLRRISTTSESDLKLFQVGDLKVELHKRKIFVDAKEVHLTPIEFNLLSILVRNAGFVVTHRQLLEKVWGASYIGNSHYLRIYMGQLRHKLESDPARPRYILTEAGVGYRLNDEES from the coding sequence GTGAAAACCAATAAACCCTTAATTTTGTTGATTGAAGACGATCCTCCTTTCCGGCAATTATTGACCACTACGCTGGAAAATCAGGATTATTCCGTATTATCTAGTGAGACGGGGCGAGAGGGATTACATATTGCCCGGAATCAAGCGCCCCAACTTTCGATTCTGGATTTAGGTTTGCCGGATATAGATGGGCAGGAAGTGATACGTCGTTTACGTTTATGGTCGGAATTGCCGATCATTGTGCTTTCGGCGCGTAATCAGGAAAATGACATCACTCTGGCGCTGGATAACGGTGCTGATGACTATTTGACCAAGCCCTTTAATAATGGGGAATTGTTATCGCGAATAAAAGCGTTGCTTAGGCGGATATCGACAACGTCTGAGAGTGATCTGAAGTTATTTCAAGTGGGCGATTTAAAAGTTGAGTTGCACAAACGCAAGATTTTTGTAGATGCGAAAGAAGTGCACCTTACGCCTATCGAATTTAATTTATTGAGTATTTTGGTGCGCAATGCCGGTTTTGTGGTTACTCATCGGCAATTGCTGGAAAAAGTCTGGGGTGCCAGTTATATAGGTAATAGCCATTATTTACGCATTTACATGGGGCAATTACGCCATAAACTCGAATCCGATCCGGCACGTCCTCGTTATATATTGACTGAAGCGGGAGTAGGGTATCGATTAAATGATGAAGAGTCTTAG
- the ispG gene encoding flavodoxin-dependent (E)-4-hydroxy-3-methylbut-2-enyl-diphosphate synthase, with protein sequence MSISLRKQTQQVLVGNIKVGGGAPIVVQSMTNTDTTDVAGSVKQIMELSTAGSELVRITVNTEEAAKAVPEIVNRLEQQGFNVPIIGDFHFNGHKLLEKYPECAQALAKFRINPGNVGKGKARDPQFQQMIEFACRYNKPVRIGVNGGSLDQAVLTRLLDENRELAAPKPLAAVTREAIVLSALESAAKAQELGLGKDKIILSCKISNVQELISIYEDLASRCEYALHLGLTEAGMGSKGIVASSAALGVLMQQGIGDTIRISLTPEPGAARTKEVIVAQEILQTMGFRSFTPMVIACPGCGRTTSDYFQKLAQDIQGYLRDQMPVWRDKYKGVETMEVAVMGCVVNGPGESKNANIGISLPGTGETPVAPVFEDGVKTVTLKGDHIAEEFQVLVERYIESHYSAH encoded by the coding sequence ATGTCGATTAGCCTCAGAAAACAGACCCAACAAGTTTTGGTTGGGAACATCAAGGTCGGCGGCGGCGCCCCGATCGTCGTTCAATCTATGACCAACACCGATACCACTGATGTTGCAGGCAGTGTCAAACAGATTATGGAATTATCGACTGCCGGCTCAGAACTGGTCAGAATTACTGTCAATACCGAAGAAGCCGCTAAAGCTGTACCCGAAATCGTTAATCGCCTAGAACAACAAGGCTTTAATGTGCCTATTATCGGTGATTTTCACTTTAACGGGCATAAATTACTGGAAAAATATCCTGAATGTGCTCAAGCTCTAGCAAAATTTCGTATCAATCCCGGCAATGTAGGTAAAGGCAAGGCACGCGACCCCCAGTTTCAGCAAATGATAGAATTTGCCTGTCGATACAATAAGCCAGTTCGTATCGGTGTAAACGGTGGCAGCCTTGATCAAGCCGTATTAACCCGCTTGCTGGATGAGAATCGTGAGCTAGCCGCACCTAAACCTCTGGCAGCTGTCACCCGTGAAGCGATTGTCCTATCCGCATTAGAAAGCGCCGCTAAAGCACAGGAATTGGGCTTGGGCAAAGATAAAATCATACTGTCCTGTAAAATCAGTAATGTGCAGGAATTGATCAGCATCTATGAAGATTTGGCCAGCCGTTGCGAGTATGCCTTACATTTGGGATTAACCGAAGCTGGCATGGGCTCAAAAGGCATCGTCGCCTCTTCCGCGGCACTCGGCGTATTAATGCAGCAAGGTATAGGCGACACCATTCGCATTTCATTGACGCCTGAACCCGGTGCAGCACGCACCAAAGAAGTGATTGTTGCACAAGAAATATTGCAAACCATGGGCTTCCGTTCTTTTACCCCCATGGTAATTGCCTGCCCCGGCTGTGGACGCACCACCAGTGACTATTTCCAAAAACTGGCTCAAGATATTCAAGGTTACTTGCGAGACCAGATGCCCGTGTGGCGAGATAAATATAAAGGCGTAGAAACGATGGAAGTGGCCGTAATGGGCTGCGTAGTCAATGGACCTGGCGAAAGCAAAAACGCCAATATTGGCATTAGTTTGCCAGGTACTGGCGAAACACCCGTGGCTCCTGTCTTTGAAGATGGTGTTAAAACTGTCACACTTAAAGGCGATCACATTGCCGAAGAGTTTCAAGTCTTAGTAGAACGCTATATTGAATCTCATTATAGTGCGCATTGA
- a CDS encoding metallophosphoesterase, translated as MRINYFSDLHLEFGEQILPDTDADIIVAAGDIGVFSQGVAWLKTLHKPVIYVAGNHEFYSGEYQQVLATLRSECAGSLIHFLEKEQFVYQGVRFLGCTLWSDLFVAGDENAAILAENLNDFRQITYSGAAFNPVDFTALHHASKSWLHSQLSLPYAGKTVVVTHHAPTEWSWIGRSNALRKLAYCNDLKALIYEHEIAVWFHGHVHNQGDYRIADARILSNTRGYKTRRMVAGFDINKTVEI; from the coding sequence GTGCGCATAAATTACTTCTCTGACCTGCATCTTGAATTTGGTGAACAGATTTTGCCAGACACTGACGCGGATATTATTGTGGCAGCAGGCGATATTGGTGTGTTTAGTCAGGGGGTGGCATGGCTTAAAACTCTGCATAAACCCGTAATCTATGTGGCAGGAAATCACGAGTTTTACAGTGGTGAATACCAGCAGGTTTTAGCTACGTTACGTAGCGAGTGCGCTGGTAGCTTGATACATTTTCTGGAGAAAGAACAGTTTGTCTATCAGGGGGTGCGTTTTTTAGGATGTACGCTTTGGTCAGATCTATTTGTGGCCGGTGATGAAAATGCCGCCATTCTGGCTGAAAACTTGAATGATTTTCGCCAAATCACTTATTCAGGTGCGGCGTTTAATCCGGTTGACTTTACCGCCTTGCATCATGCTTCCAAAAGCTGGTTACACAGCCAGTTAAGTCTGCCATATGCAGGAAAAACCGTGGTGGTTACCCATCATGCACCCACCGAATGGAGTTGGATAGGGCGCTCCAACGCTTTAAGGAAACTGGCCTATTGTAACGATTTAAAAGCCTTGATTTATGAACACGAAATTGCGGTTTGGTTTCATGGGCATGTTCATAATCAAGGTGACTACCGAATTGCGGATGCCAGGATTTTGAGTAATACGCGGGGTTATAAAACCCGACGTATGGTGGCTGGGTTTGATATTAACAAAACAGTGGAGATTTGA
- a CDS encoding Na(+)-translocating NADH-quinone reductase subunit A: MQFTIKKGLDLPITGGPEQKITEGNSIKSVALLGADYVGLKPKMNVAEGDKVKLGQVLFTDKQNPGVNFTAPGAGVVKAINRGDKRALLSVVIELQGKQQETFAKYNASDLAGLTQEQVKENLLNSGLWTAFQTRPYGKIPAADSVPSSIFVTAIDTRPLAADPAVIIKERETDFNNGLAVIAKLSGGKTYLCKASGAAIGNNPVVQVAEFTGPHPAGLPSTHIHLIDPVNIKKFVWHIDYQAVIAIGALFTTGHLNVERVVSLAGPTVKNPRLVRTSVGANLLDLTTGELQDVDNRVISGSVLYGHEASGALAYLGAYSLQVSAIKEGRERELFGWIVPGKDKYSALNVYVSSKDRKDNRLFPLTTDKNGSNRAIVPVGIYEAVMPLDILATPLLKAIVVGDTDTAQALGCLELDEEDVSLFTFVDPGKHDFAPVLRANLNKIEKEG, from the coding sequence ATGCAATTTACAATTAAGAAAGGTTTGGATTTGCCTATCACAGGTGGACCCGAACAAAAAATAACCGAAGGTAACAGCATTAAGTCGGTTGCACTCTTGGGTGCCGATTATGTTGGCCTGAAACCAAAAATGAATGTGGCAGAAGGAGATAAAGTCAAATTAGGGCAAGTCCTTTTTACCGACAAACAAAATCCGGGGGTTAATTTCACCGCGCCGGGTGCTGGTGTGGTCAAGGCAATTAATCGTGGTGATAAACGTGCTTTATTGTCAGTCGTTATTGAATTGCAAGGTAAACAACAAGAAACGTTTGCAAAATACAATGCTTCCGATCTGGCGGGTTTAACTCAGGAGCAGGTAAAAGAAAATCTGCTAAATTCTGGCTTATGGACAGCCTTTCAGACGCGTCCATATGGCAAAATACCTGCCGCTGATAGTGTACCCAGCTCAATTTTTGTAACAGCTATCGATACCCGTCCTTTGGCGGCAGATCCTGCTGTTATCATTAAAGAGAGAGAAACGGATTTTAATAATGGTTTAGCAGTTATTGCCAAATTGAGTGGTGGTAAAACTTATCTGTGTAAAGCCAGCGGTGCTGCAATCGGTAATAACCCTGTAGTGCAAGTAGCAGAATTTACTGGTCCTCATCCAGCGGGTCTGCCAAGTACACATATCCATTTGATCGATCCTGTTAATATCAAAAAATTCGTTTGGCATATTGACTATCAAGCCGTTATTGCCATTGGTGCTTTGTTTACAACAGGTCATTTGAATGTGGAGCGTGTGGTTTCACTGGCTGGACCTACCGTAAAAAATCCACGTTTGGTACGTACCTCTGTTGGCGCTAATCTGCTAGATTTAACGACAGGAGAGCTACAGGATGTGGATAATCGTGTGATTTCAGGTTCCGTTCTATACGGACATGAGGCCAGCGGTGCTTTAGCTTATTTGGGCGCTTATAGTTTACAGGTATCGGCCATCAAAGAAGGTCGTGAACGTGAACTGTTTGGCTGGATAGTACCGGGCAAAGATAAGTATTCTGCATTGAATGTCTATGTGTCGAGCAAAGATCGCAAAGATAATCGTTTGTTCCCATTAACCACCGATAAAAATGGTAGTAATCGAGCTATCGTGCCGGTAGGTATTTATGAAGCGGTTATGCCTTTGGATATTCTGGCAACTCCGCTGTTAAAAGCCATCGTTGTTGGCGATACGGATACTGCGCAAGCCTTGGGTTGTCTGGAATTAGACGAAGAAGATGTTTCATTGTTCACCTTCGTTGATCCAGGTAAGCACGATTTCGCACCTGTGCTCAGAGCTAATTTAAATAAAATCGAGAAGGAAGGGTAA
- a CDS encoding NADH:ubiquinone reductase (Na(+)-transporting) subunit B: MSARDLLDSIEPYFTKGGKFEKYYGLYEMVDTFIYTPADVTRGKTHVRDGNDLKRTMTFVVIATAFCVLMAWYNTGYQANTAMKGMGIEAINGWRSYPMALFGYNPYNPFSCIVHGMLYFFPIYITTLAVGGVWEVLFATVRKHEVNEGFLVSSMLYTLILPAEMPLWQVALGISFGIVLGKEVFGGTGKNFLNPALTGRAFLFFAYPASISGDSAWVAVDGYSGATALSLASVNGLEGIQNSFSWIQAFIGFVPGSMGETSTLACLLGAAFLLYTRVASYRIMGGVLLGMIGGATLLNIIGSTTNPMFAIPWYWHLVVGGFAFGTVFMATDPVSAAVTDLGRWIYGGMIGLMIIIIRVINPAFPEGVMLAILFSNMFAPLIDYFVVQANIRRRIKRHA; this comes from the coding sequence ATGTCGGCTAGAGACTTATTAGATAGCATAGAGCCGTATTTTACAAAAGGAGGCAAGTTCGAGAAGTATTACGGTCTTTACGAGATGGTCGATACTTTTATATACACGCCTGCTGATGTAACACGCGGAAAAACTCACGTTCGTGACGGCAACGACCTGAAACGTACCATGACTTTTGTGGTAATTGCCACAGCATTTTGTGTACTGATGGCTTGGTATAACACAGGTTATCAAGCCAATACAGCCATGAAAGGCATGGGTATTGAGGCAATTAACGGTTGGCGCAGTTACCCTATGGCCTTGTTTGGCTATAACCCTTACAACCCTTTCTCTTGCATTGTGCATGGTATGCTGTATTTCTTCCCGATCTACATCACTACTTTAGCGGTGGGTGGTGTTTGGGAAGTATTGTTTGCCACTGTGCGTAAGCACGAAGTAAACGAAGGCTTTTTGGTATCCTCCATGCTGTATACCCTGATTTTGCCTGCGGAAATGCCTTTATGGCAAGTTGCGTTGGGTATATCTTTTGGTATCGTGTTGGGTAAGGAAGTGTTTGGTGGTACGGGTAAAAACTTCCTCAATCCTGCCTTGACTGGTCGTGCCTTTCTGTTCTTTGCTTATCCAGCGTCCATTTCCGGCGATTCTGCCTGGGTAGCTGTTGATGGTTATAGTGGTGCAACAGCCTTGTCTTTGGCTTCGGTTAACGGTTTGGAAGGTATTCAAAACAGCTTTAGCTGGATACAAGCGTTTATTGGTTTTGTGCCTGGTTCCATGGGCGAAACATCAACGCTGGCCTGTTTACTGGGTGCGGCATTCCTGTTGTACACCCGAGTAGCTTCTTATCGGATTATGGGTGGCGTACTGCTGGGTATGATAGGCGGTGCAACATTATTAAATATCATTGGCAGCACGACTAATCCGATGTTTGCTATTCCTTGGTACTGGCATTTAGTGGTTGGTGGTTTTGCTTTTGGTACTGTATTTATGGCAACAGATCCAGTTTCTGCCGCCGTTACCGATTTGGGGCGCTGGATTTATGGCGGTATGATAGGCCTAATGATCATCATTATTCGGGTTATCAATCCTGCTTTTCCTGAAGGTGTGATGCTTGCAATTCTTTTTTCCAACATGTTTGCACCATTGATTGATTACTTTGTTGTTCAAGCAAATATTAGAAGAAGGATTAAACGCCATGCTTAA